One Aegilops tauschii subsp. strangulata cultivar AL8/78 chromosome 7, Aet v6.0, whole genome shotgun sequence genomic window carries:
- the LOC109732476 gene encoding uncharacterized protein produces MVFEDESSDDLSGLQFSSSDDGMHYQIPASIEDQDYNGLEKAPEGLCVEHQLPTERRVAFESFETGRRFLVCAQPEAVNCGFLAWVDPEWPPTMQNALLKLWEMFEDSRTARRKDNLESSLTIHHLKEEKRNLDANYDKLVEDVHQLLSVQEDRVLDFSSLQAKEKRDERASASVVAAMKNEMEKKEVDNFKMKEKYKVLMNLIEAQGTVIRNMKMNHLKEKEKLAEGNNNLKIQVDELTKSLEKVTEENVLLNLHMYDLKRGHKNLIKRRDEVKLQLAV; encoded by the exons ATGGTCTTCGAGGATGAGAGCAGCGACGACTTGTCCGGCCTGCAgttctcctcctccgacgacgggATGCATTATCAG ATTCCTGCTAGCATTGAAGACCAAGACTACAATGGCTTGGAGAAGGCACCAGAGGGGCTCTGCGTGGAGCATCAGCTGCCAACTGAGCGCCGTGTTGCTTTTGAATCATTTGAGACGGGCAGGAGGTTTCTAGTTTGTGCTCAGCCT GAAGCTGTAAATTGTGGTTTCCTTGCTTGGGTTGACCCAGAGTGGCCTCCCACAATGCAAAATGCATTGTTGAAGCTTTGGGAAATGTTTGAAGACAGCAGGACTGCTAGGAGGAAGGATAACCTGGAAAGTTCACTTACTATCCACCACCTTAAAGAAGAGAAAAGGAATCTGGATGCCAACTATGACAAACTAGTTGAAGATGTCCATCAACTTCTCAGTGTCCAGGAGGACAGGGTGTTGGATTTCAGCTCTCTGCAAGCTAAGGAGAAGAGAGATGAGAGAGCCAGTGCATCAGTTGTGGCTGCCATGAAGAATGAGATGGAGAAGAAAGAGGTAGACAACTTCAAGATGAAAGAGAAGTACAAAGTGCTGATGAACCTGATAGAAGCTCAAGGCACTGTCATTAGGAACATGAAGATGAATCATTTGAAAGAGAAGGAAAAGCTAGCTGAAGGCAACAACAATTTAAAGATTCAGGTTGATGAGCTCACCAAGTCTTTGGAAAAAGTCACAGAAGAGAATGTGCTGCTGAACCTTCACATGTATGATCTCAAGAGGGGACATAAGAATTTGATAAAACGCAGGGATGAGGTAAAGCTCCAGCTTGCTGTTTAG
- the LOC109732477 gene encoding uncharacterized protein → MCFKNQQQFRDALLSLHITQARDFRYHRNSDQRIIACCKQEHCQFCIVAAVIKGEKTFAIKKIRLEHTCPSSTETSRISAKWLAKTYESLFRYDPTISIHTLIDNCNEKYGVDVPRHMAYRAKNLAVEAVLGEHKKQYPRLRDYAHTIMDTNPGSRVLVATVTPRPTTKIPHPGPRFYAMFFCIDGAREGFLNACRAFIGVDGCFIKLTTGAQILAATGRDGNNNIFPLAFVVVGQEDTTNWGKDLKKCMDNASYAYNQQKFNIAMNDLKNESEEDWKWLSGIPKHTWARHAFATNCKKDLVVNNLSEVFNKYILDFRKKPIRTMIDGIKDKQMVRWHRNREKGKASLWEITPHYDEKLEEEKERDRFCKPIQAGVNLWQVTSGQQTHAVNLEAYTCGCRKWDLGGTPCNHAISAINKAKRFPEDYVCSFFKKPFYLAAYEPMIYPVPGEHDWTRTSGPDIEPPKFHVKKGRRKEKRIKGRFEVPKPKDSSRMATITCSNCGLQGHRYTNCKQ, encoded by the exons ATGTGCTTCAAGAATCAACAGCAATTCAGAGATGCTTTGTTGAGCTTGCACATCACACAGGCCAGAGACTTCAGATATCACAGAAATTCAGACCAAAGGATCATTGCCTGTTGTAAGCAAGAGCACTGCCAGTTTTGCATAGTTGCTGCAGTTATCAAAGGGGAGAAGACTTTTGCTATTAAGAAAATAAGGCTGGAGCACACTTGCCCTAGCAGCACTGAGACATCTAGGATTAGTGCCAAGTGGCTTGCAAAGACCTATGAGTCATTGTTCAGGTATGATCCAACCATCAGCATACACACTCTGATTGACAACTGCAATGAGAAGTATGGTGTTGATGTGCCAAGGCACATGGCCTATAGGGCCAAAAACCTAGCTGTGGAAGCTGTTCTAGGAGAGCACAAGAAGCAGTATCCCAGGCTAAGGGATTATGCTCATACCATCATGGATACAAACCCTGGTAGTAGAGTTTTAGTTGCAACAGTTACTCCAAGACCAACTACAAAAATACCACATCCAGGACCAAGGTTTTATGCTATGTTCTTCTGCATAGATGGAGCAAGGGAGGGATTTCTCAATGCATGCAGAGCATTCATTG GTGTTGATGGATGCTTTATTAAGCTCACCACTGGTGCTCAAATCCTAGCTGCCACTGGAAGAGATGGGAATAATAATATTTTCCCACTTGCATTTGTTGTTGTTGGACAAGAGGACACAACTAACTG GGGGAAAGATCTTAAGAAATGCATGGATAATGCCAGCTATGCTTATAACCAGCAGAAGTTTAACATTGCCATGAATGACTTGAAAAATGAGAGTGAGGAAGATTGGAAGTGGCTAAGTGGAATACCTAAGCACACATGGGCTAGGCATGCTTTTGCCACTAACTGCAAGAAAGACTTGGTTGTTAACAACCTGTCTGAGGTGTTCAACAAGTACATCCTAGATTTTAGGAAAAAACCTATTAGGACCATGATTGATGGTATTAAGGACAAGCAGATGGTGAGGTGGCATAGAAACAGAGAGAAAGGAAAGGCATCTCTGTGGGAGATCACACCACATTATGATGAGAAGCttgaggaggaaaaggaaagggACAGATTCTGCAAACCTATTCAAGCTGGTGTAAATCTTTGGCAAGTGACCAGTGGGCAGCAAACACATGCTGTAAACTTGGAAGCTTATACATGTGGCTGCAGAAAGTGGGACCTGGGTGGCACACCATGCAACCATGCAATATCAGCAATTAACAAGGCAAAAAGATTTCCAGAGGACTATGTCTGCAGTTTCTTCAAAAAACCTTTTTACCTTGCTGCATATGAACCAATGATATATCCAGTTCCTGGTGAACATGATTGGACAAGGACAAGTGGACCAGACATAGAGCCACCCAAATTTCATGTGAAgaaggggagaaggaaagagaagAGAATAAAGGGCAGATTTGAGGTTCCAAAACCAAAGGACAGTTCAAGAATGGCCACTATAACATGCAGCAACTGTGGGCTCCAAGGCCATAGGTACACCAACTGCAAGCAATAG